CTGAATCCCctactacagtgtgcctcataatcgtatcatggttttggcatgtaaaactctaGAACTTAACTTAATTTTAGTCCTTGCAGCTGTGACTTCATTACAtttacttgtttttttgttttgttttgttctgtctGTCCTGAACTTGAAACAGGTAAACAATTGGTTTCAATGGATGGGGTGGAATAATTGGTGAAAAGCAAGCCATTTGATGTTGTCTATACCAGTGTCAAACGTTGATTCATGCCACAATGGGATGAATAATTCGGTAGGCAGTGGAAAGCAGAGctaaaaccctatcgtgtatgtAGTATCTTCTTCCAGGCACCCAGCCCTGAAAGCAGCGATTGAATGTCTAATTATTTGTATGCTACTTTAAGGCTGCATATTGTAAATTACACAAAGGCATAATGTTACACTAATATGCATTTGTGGTTCTCTAATGGTTATCCTGTGCCTGACACTATAAGTGCAGTATGGAAGCAAGGTGACAAGAATTAGTGTAATGATAAACCAGATGTAAGTGTTGGCACTCCAGACATGAGAGACAGAGTAGAAAACAGCACTACACTGAATTTCAGCTCAACAGTAGTAAAGAATACAGAAAGCATTACACAAAATGCTGCCAGGATACTTCACAGTCTACTTAACCTCCTTGCTACCAGTGTCCACAgttctgggccggtattttgtagcgatgccatttccgattctatgcttttacAGGCTTTTCGCGCtaggccagtggtcagagcgacggtctgctcacattatcaatgggatcaggcgcccgtgtgtggtggatgataagaatagcatagaataaggcataaggcttcgctacaaaatagcggccctggacACTTCTTCTAAAGCCAAGTTACCTGAACGAAAAGTTGTGAGGCGTTAAAATCGCATACCTTTCTCAGCCTGGGCATTTGTTTGCTTAGCTTCCAAAGTAGGGCACCATATTTCGGCAGAGGCAGCCATTAAAAGAATATGTGGCCACAAATGTTCTGTCAAATATTCCTGTTCACTACCAGTGTCCACATTTATGGATACTTTCTCTAATGCCAAGTATGTGTCAGCGAAACACTACAAGACATTCAAATCACATGATTTATCAGCCTGCATCATGGTTCACTCTGCTTCAAAAGGAGAGTGCCATGGTTTGGCTGAGGTgactgttaaaaaaaaacaagaaaatgagaTGTTTCAGCAACTTGTGTCCATATTTGTGGACATGACTTTTTGGCTTCAAGATGCTTTTTGTGTCAccaattttttttctgcgagCTCCTGAAATATTTAAAAACAGTTACTGATTTGCTTGCCTACATTTTTTTCATTAGTGAAAAGGTTAATTCAGTAATGCAGATTTAAAAAAGCCCAAGCTTATAATTTCAATATGGCTTCGAATTCTTTATTTCATATCAATAATCCTAATACCTTTGTTAGCAGGGGCATTGATGCCAaactgatgcactgtatgctttaATGATTCACTGACCTTAGCGTcagtggccttttttttttatgccaagtCTGTTTTGATTTTTTGTGGTACTCACAGATCACAAAAAATTGAATTGTGCCTTCACTTACTGAAACCAACAGCAAGAAGTTCAAACTTTTAGTACGATTGGGGTGTGCTCTTGTGTGACCATTGCTGCATTTGCCTACACACTAACATGCTTCTCTGATCAGCCTCTTGCTGCTTTCAATTAATGACCTTTATTTGATATTTGTTAGAGGAGCCTTGATACCAGTCCTTTATTTGCGTTTCTTTTCTCACAAGTCAGTGCTGGATTGTCCTATCCCTTGTCTATGTTTTGTACTCCTTCTATCTTTCCGAATGGGATGACTAGCCAACGTACCTGTCCTTATGGTCACTTGCAATGAGCGTTAACTTGCATAATAAAAGAAGTGGTAATCAGCCATATAATTTGTAAGCACATTAAGTGTGGAAAATTTAGGCTTTAGCATTGTATCATTGTGAATTATTGTACTGTTGCATTGGAAGTGAAGAAAGAAGTAGACACGTAAAACAATGTACACTGTATGTTTCTTTCATGGTAATTATACAAATGCAGCTATTTTAAAAGTGATTCCATTGCATTAATAATTCAGCTGTAAATATGTGGCTCATTACACTATGAAGGCACTTTTTTGCTGTTGCTTTGCCAAAGTTGTGTTGCTTTGGGTGCTGCAATCGGCATAGTCAAGTAAAAATTTTTTAGAATGATTTTGGTTGCTCAAAGGAGAGGTGGGGCATTAAGCACCTTGTGTTTTTTATGGCAGCATGTATGTCAATTAAAATGTCAATTTTGTTTCTTCCACGTAACCATGGATTCCGCAGAGGCAGAACAATGAGCCACAGTGGTGACCATCATGTGCACTCAAGCCACCATAGTCATGGTGCCTTACAATCAAACTTCACTACTCCAAGCCCCCACACATCGGGGCCTCTGCAAACAGTCTTAACAGCTGCTTTGGCTGCAGTCACAATGAGCACTCCTACAGACCATGCACCACATGATGGTTCCTCACATAACCATGGGCACGGTTCCTCACATGGAAGTATGGACATGCATATGGCAATGGTGAGTTCAAGAGACTAGGTATGCACTGTCTATAAATTTTTAGCACTCGTAGTTTCTTTTGTCATTGCTTAAGTAGTGTATGTGATAGAATTCTTTATATGGTTATGTACAGTTCTTTGACTGAGTTAGTGCAAGCACTTTAGGCTACTTGCTAAAGAATGTGTGAACAGGGCCGTAAACTCGCCTAAACATACAGTCTTATGTCTTGTGTCATGGTCATGGTGTGTTTACTTTTTAAGATAATGATTTCTGGCGGCGTAAAGCAGCTGATATAACAAGACATTCAGGCTGAAGGGATCCATTTTGATGAGCTCCTTCCCAATTAAGCTCTTATGTTTTAGGAATGCATACATATTTCATTATTCCCAACCAATGCTCTTGGCTGCCACCtttgaaataaaaattttttttgcaaattttaGCAGAGATTCTGCAAACTACTTTATTATGCTCTAATCCTTCATTGAGAGAATGGCCCACCAGCGCAACTGGGACCGGCCTAAGATTTGTGACATGGTGGCTGAACCTGAGCGAGGCCCTTAGCATTGAACTCCCACACAGCTTTCACTTGAAACAAGGTAGAGCAATCCGAAACTTTTATTACAGTACATATTTGGTTAAATTGTTACGTTATTGCAATTCACCTGCAATTCTCACACTGCTGTATAGTCAATATCCTGCGTTATGTGAATgaagagaaagagcaaaaatgTTAAAATGTCGCCTGCAATATCTTAGCAAAAGCTGTTTGTTTCGTTCGGGGTAGTTGGGGTTGACACCATTTGAAGGGCCATTTGTGGATGATGCTATGAATTCTTCTTTGCTTAAGGTTGATCTCCAAATTGAATTTCTATCATTTGTCTTTTGTACATACCTTTTCTTTCCATGTATTCAGTACTTCCACACGGGATTCACTGAGACCATACTCTTCAAAGACTGGGCTGTCTCTTCTGTTGCAGGTACTTATTATTAATGAAAGTAATGCTGGGCAATAAGCACAGTGCTATTACACTGTTATTCCTTTCAGGTGACAGTCAATTCTATCGGTTGAGTTCTTAGTTCTAACACATTGCTTGCATATTCAGCATGATTAAAACATTACAAACCTCGAAATATTCAGTGAATTTCCCTGTTTCTAAAAATAAGCAGAAATGTACTTGTGGTATGGGAGCAAATTCGTGGGCGTGCAGTGTACCTGGAAAACACTATGATTTCAGAAATTTGCTTAGTATAAATTGTTGCTAATCCATCCTCATTTCTTCCACTGTTTTACCATCGAAAGTCTTAGTGGTTTCTTCGCTTAAGAACAGCTAGAAGAATTCAAGCATGTTTTCGTTGTTCTCCATGTGATGCATCATTCCTGGTGAGGTGATAAAAGGAATTCATGGCAGTGCAAGGAGCAAAGTGCTTCTGTTGAACCACATCCATGTGCAAGAGGCTGACAGCGGCTCAAATTCCTCCTCACTCTTGTCAGAACTAACTTGCAACACTGAACACGAGATGGAAGATCGATTTAAAAAATCACACTTGCAGGGCAGAAAAAGATGCCCGACGTCGCCACAGCCACCGGTACTGCGTAAGACCATTCTTAAAACCCAGAAATGTCTGACTTCTACTGCATTGTTGCGAGCCAGAAACATAAATTTTCTGTGAAGATTGTGCCATCTTGTAGTGGAACACTCAAACCAACATTAGAAAATGGCTGCCACTCGTCTGTGGCatttataagatgaaataaaatccTCAAACGAGtgagacttgttgttggtgtatTTTGGTAAAAATGCCTCGGTGAGACTGGCTGAGGCATGTAGTGTGAGAACACATTTGGCAGGCCAACCTTTATTGCATGTAAGTGGCAGCAATTCCCTGTATAACTTTTTCTCTTAATACTCAGGTGAATTAATCTTCACACACTTACAACCGTAGGTGTAAAATAGTGTTGCTTCAGAACATGCTGTGTTTATTGAATACAGTGCTGTCCACCTATAATGATACTGCTTACAATGACAAGACCGCTTTAGCAATGGGAAACCTTTACAGAATTGTATATTGAAGTATGACATCAGCCAAGGTACAAAAATATCCTGTTATAACTCGATTTTCATCCTTTAAAAATATTGTTattagggatgtgcgaatattcgaaacttgcGAATAATGAATCGAATAGTGTACTATTCGAATCAGGCTTTGTATCAGATGGTCACCATttgtaaatgtgaatatttttctCTAGTACTTTTTCAATATTTCAAAAAGTCAACTGCACCCAATTAAACATAACATTGGAGCAAAATGTATGATACATTTTCATCCCCGCAAGCATAGTAAAGAAATTAAACATGAAAACTTGGAGTAGTGGAGTAGGCTATGTCGCTTAGGTAGCCGTATTTTATAGGCTATACTGTGATCATTCATACTCTCTGTAGAGTCCTACGCatgaagaaactacttgtttgcacATAATGCTCCATTTGTAATTTTAATAACGCACCATAACATACCATGTAACAACAGGAGCTTGCTAACTTAAAggatactaggatgtgaacatcatCTTATATTAATTCTGATAACGGCTGTTCGTTATTTTGAAAACTCTTCAAAACCTATTCGATTTTTAAAATGATTCGATTCACTCCTGGCTCTATTCAATTCATATATGATTCATATTTCATTTgatctcaaaaatcactatttgtgtgcCCCAAATTGTTATGATTATGCATATTTACGAATTAAGGTACATAATGTATTTTgattcaggcaaaaaaaaaagattgtttcgCATCAAGGTGTCTCGTTTGTCTAGCACAAATACTTCATCATTGGCATCGATAGACTAATCCTGTTTAGCGAAAATGCCTCGAATGCAGTAAAGTCATGCTACAAATTCAAATAGCAGTATGGTTCATGCTGTAAAGGCTCTGTGAAATAATTGTGGGAAATTTTTATGAAAGTGCAGCCCTTAGTTTTTATGTAAAGAATTCCGCGAAAACTGACAAGCTTGTGTGATTTTTCACAACTTTTCTTTTCATGGTTTGTTGTTGGTCTGTTGATGCTTGTTTGTTTTCATTAATCTGCCCTTGGTTATGCCTTATGCAGTGCAGCATTAGTTGTTAAAGTACTATTCTTGATCATTGGTAGCTTGCAAGCATCATTGTGCAGGGTGTcaaccaaccgggaaaaccgggaattctcagtgattttgagtagtctggaaaaaagTCAGGGAGAACTCAGGGAATTTAGGCctcatcagggaaaattagcggccattttattgaaaaggtcgaaagtcgcggtaatgctggctcgagcaacagaccggaatcgtaatgaatgaatcgtctttgatgccctgtcgtcggctggaggagttgccagtgtgcactcaacgaccgactttccggattcccgataatttggacggcttcgcggcaccgccacggaCCCCATAGattcaacgtatcagaacgtgtgaaatttcggacgcaagaactcttcgccgtccgattttccggacgttttgccctgaccgcaggtccgaaacggcaataatcaaaggcaccaccgccgccgttttgattactccgccacctcgaaccggcactctcgcacacgGATCCGCTGGCAGTaagctggcagcc
This Dermacentor albipictus isolate Rhodes 1998 colony chromosome 1, USDA_Dalb.pri_finalv2, whole genome shotgun sequence DNA region includes the following protein-coding sequences:
- the Ctr1A gene encoding high affinity copper uptake protein 1 isoform X3, producing MSHSGDHHVHSSHHSHGALQSNFTTPSPHTSGPLQTVLTAALAAVTMSTPTDHAPHDGSSHNHGHGSSHGSMDMHMAMYFHTGFTETILFKDWAVSSVAGMVGSVVGVFFMAALYEALKYFREHLFRLHFSSMSYSSVAVTGRDGHTLTEVHQIVKNRIVSWPHLLQTFLHMVQMVFWLA
- the Ctr1A gene encoding high affinity copper uptake protein 1 isoform X2, with product MSHSGDHHVHSSHHSHGALQSNFTTPSPHTSGPLQTVLTAALAAVTMSTPTDHAPHDGSSHNHGHGSSHGSMDMHMAMYFHTGFTETILFKDWAVSSVAGMVGSVVGVFFMAALYEALKYFREHLFRLHFSSMSYSSVAVTGRDGHTLTEVHQIVKNRIVSWPHLLQTFLHMVQMGLFHIQLPQSKR